The Amycolatopsis viridis genome window below encodes:
- a CDS encoding class I SAM-dependent DNA methyltransferase has translation MTGYLDRARESYDRVAEDYAEFVRPRFAADAVGRGVLGAFAELVTGPVADVGCGPGQVTAHLAGLGVDAFGVDLSPKMIAVARRTYPYLRFDVGTMTALDLPAGQLGGIVAWWSIFHVPPAVLPAVFTGFARALTPAGHVLIGFHAGNAQLQPEQAYGRPVDYDAYLLPPDHVARLLKRAGFDIVARVELDGAKHPQAILLGRKRTTRRSALPHR, from the coding sequence ATGACCGGGTACCTCGACCGCGCGCGGGAGTCGTACGACCGGGTCGCGGAGGACTACGCCGAGTTCGTCCGCCCGCGGTTCGCGGCCGATGCGGTCGGCCGCGGCGTGCTGGGCGCCTTCGCCGAGCTGGTGACCGGGCCGGTGGCCGACGTGGGCTGCGGCCCGGGCCAGGTGACGGCGCACCTGGCCGGCCTCGGCGTGGACGCCTTCGGTGTCGACTTGTCCCCCAAGATGATCGCGGTTGCCCGGCGCACGTACCCGTACCTGCGGTTCGACGTGGGCACCATGACGGCGCTCGACCTGCCCGCGGGTCAGCTGGGCGGGATCGTCGCGTGGTGGTCGATCTTCCACGTGCCGCCCGCAGTCCTGCCCGCGGTGTTCACCGGCTTCGCCCGCGCGCTGACGCCCGCGGGTCACGTGCTGATCGGCTTCCACGCCGGCAACGCCCAGTTGCAGCCCGAGCAGGCCTATGGCCGTCCGGTGGACTACGACGCTTACCTGCTGCCGCCCGACCACGTCGCGAGACTGCTGAAACGGGCTGGTTTCGACATCGTCGCGCGGGTCGAACTGGACGGCGCGAAGCACCCGCAGGCGATCCTGCTCGGCCGGAAGCGCACCACCCGGCGTTCTGCCCTGCCACATCGGTAG
- a CDS encoding serine/threonine-protein kinase, with protein sequence MNAFADWLLSLAHTLLSPGLCPGDWVWSTVAAGALTALFPVAGAVLVALMRKFTGNRYDTGTISAISVIAFVFTFGLPWLAFNGISSTYRAVRQGTASLPGADSGTIFREYCSLIGVQSDYLGGGQNIFETIFYSSGNVLSYGYYLGGLVGLPLVALLFMILQARTAMRRGPKWPGRLLWVGFVLFVAFSVGVSANTAVFLWLGFLPVAMLGIIPIALVGPPAWVVINRPERERPEPRPEPPPPVEPPAPPPQQQPKQYTPTAVAPAAQQLAAAPGPIPMPPGSTANGGGRYRRIKRLGHGGFGTVWQAVDNQLGRTVALKIAHAPDRDTEERMRREARALAMVNHPNCVRVYDLVEEPDGLALVMEYLEGQSLATAVDTIGPLDDIAAGRLWATMAGALAAAHEKGVLHRDVKPSNVILDPQGIPHLIDFGIARSRGDSTMTATGMMIGTPDFVAPEQAAGAPASPASDAWQLAATVSYALSGYPPRGTRETPMAALMAAARAEPVSRLPQRSVHARLLIASLDNEPRRRPTLHTVVREVEGFLARSGKSADGPVTRIVPPVGGTTRAMPPRR encoded by the coding sequence GTGAACGCGTTCGCGGACTGGCTGCTGTCCCTCGCGCATACCCTGCTCAGCCCAGGTCTCTGCCCCGGCGACTGGGTCTGGTCCACGGTGGCCGCCGGTGCGCTGACCGCGCTGTTCCCGGTGGCCGGCGCGGTCCTCGTCGCGCTGATGCGGAAGTTCACCGGCAACCGCTACGACACCGGCACGATCTCGGCGATCAGTGTGATCGCGTTCGTGTTCACGTTCGGGTTGCCGTGGCTGGCCTTCAACGGCATCTCGAGCACCTACCGCGCCGTCCGCCAGGGCACGGCCTCCCTGCCGGGCGCCGACAGCGGGACGATATTCCGCGAGTACTGCTCGCTCATCGGCGTCCAGAGCGACTATCTCGGCGGTGGCCAGAACATCTTCGAGACGATCTTCTACTCGTCGGGCAACGTCCTCTCCTACGGCTACTACCTGGGTGGGCTCGTCGGGTTGCCGCTGGTCGCGCTGCTGTTCATGATCTTGCAGGCGCGCACCGCGATGCGCCGCGGACCGAAGTGGCCGGGCCGCCTGCTGTGGGTCGGGTTCGTGCTGTTCGTCGCGTTCTCGGTCGGTGTCTCGGCCAACACCGCAGTGTTCCTGTGGCTCGGCTTCCTGCCGGTCGCGATGCTCGGGATCATCCCGATCGCACTGGTCGGACCGCCCGCGTGGGTCGTGATCAACCGCCCCGAGCGGGAGCGCCCGGAGCCGCGGCCCGAGCCCCCGCCACCGGTGGAGCCGCCGGCCCCGCCGCCGCAGCAGCAGCCGAAGCAGTACACCCCCACCGCCGTCGCGCCGGCGGCGCAGCAGCTGGCCGCGGCGCCCGGCCCGATCCCGATGCCGCCGGGTTCGACGGCCAACGGCGGCGGCCGGTACCGGCGGATCAAACGCCTCGGTCACGGCGGGTTCGGCACGGTCTGGCAGGCGGTGGACAACCAGCTCGGCCGCACGGTCGCGTTGAAGATCGCGCACGCGCCCGACCGGGACACCGAGGAGCGCATGCGCCGCGAGGCCCGGGCGCTGGCGATGGTCAACCACCCGAACTGCGTGCGGGTGTACGACCTGGTGGAGGAGCCGGACGGGCTCGCCCTGGTCATGGAGTACCTGGAAGGGCAGTCGCTCGCCACCGCGGTCGACACCATTGGCCCGCTCGACGACATCGCCGCGGGCCGCCTGTGGGCCACGATGGCCGGGGCGCTCGCCGCGGCCCACGAGAAGGGCGTGCTGCACCGCGACGTGAAGCCATCGAACGTGATCCTGGACCCGCAGGGCATCCCGCACCTGATCGACTTCGGCATCGCACGCAGCCGCGGCGACTCGACGATGACCGCCACCGGGATGATGATCGGCACGCCGGACTTCGTCGCACCCGAGCAGGCGGCCGGCGCGCCGGCTTCCCCGGCCTCGGACGCGTGGCAACTGGCGGCGACGGTCAGCTACGCGCTGTCCGGCTACCCGCCGCGGGGCACCCGCGAGACGCCCATGGCCGCCCTGATGGCGGCGGCACGCGCGGAGCCGGTGTCCCGGCTGCCGCAGCGCTCCGTGCACGCCCGGCTGTTGATCGCCTCGCTCGACAACGAACCCCGCCGCCGTCCGACGCTGCACACGGTCGTGCGCGAGGTGGAGGGTTTCCTGGCGCGGTCGGGCAAGTCGGCGGACGGCCCGGTCACGCGCATCGTGCCGCCCGTCGGCGGAACAACGAGGGCGATGCCGCCGCGCCGCTGA
- a CDS encoding dolichyl-phosphate-mannose--protein mannosyltransferase: MTALLTRPDQVDPLRPPTDRAATLLGRPMPDDRLRGWVVTIVLTLVAAVTRFQNLGFPTDKGTPVFDEKHYVPQAWQMLRNGWFEDNAGYELVVHPPLAKQLIALGEWAFGYDGWGWRFSAALAGTLIVLLTIRLARRLTRSTLLGGIAGILVICDGVLFLQARMGMLDIFIALFALAAFACLVCDRDQVRQRLAVAVAQGWADESPWGPRLGFRWWRFAAGVCLGLTFAVKWSGLYYMAFFGLLCVGFDVAARRAAGVPRPWLGTLRRDVLPALWALLAIPVLMYLASWWAWFASESATDRHYVEIQGIAPGFWSWVPPALRSLGDYSMNVLHFHETLVTPKNDPHPWESKPWTWPMGLRPMLYYYESGNGTCGGSDCVQATMLIGTPATWWLALPMLGWGLWRWLFRFDWRYAAVLVGYLAGLLPWFTNIDRQMYFFYATPMAPFLALGLTLALGQILGSARRGFERRGTGLLVVALYVGLVVANFAWLWPILNGDPISSARWQAELWLPSWR, translated from the coding sequence GTGACCGCTCTGCTGACGCGCCCGGACCAGGTGGACCCGCTCCGCCCGCCGACGGACCGTGCCGCGACCCTGCTCGGACGGCCGATGCCGGACGACCGGTTGCGCGGCTGGGTGGTCACGATCGTCCTGACGCTCGTCGCGGCGGTCACCCGGTTCCAGAACCTCGGCTTCCCCACCGACAAGGGCACCCCGGTCTTCGACGAGAAGCACTACGTGCCGCAGGCGTGGCAGATGTTGCGCAACGGCTGGTTCGAGGACAACGCGGGCTACGAGCTCGTGGTGCACCCGCCGCTGGCGAAACAGCTCATCGCGCTGGGCGAGTGGGCGTTCGGCTACGACGGCTGGGGCTGGCGGTTCAGCGCCGCGCTCGCCGGGACGCTCATCGTGCTGCTGACGATCCGCCTCGCGCGCCGGCTCACCCGGTCGACGCTGCTCGGCGGCATCGCCGGGATCCTCGTGATCTGCGACGGGGTGCTGTTCCTGCAGGCGCGGATGGGGATGCTGGACATCTTCATCGCCCTGTTCGCGCTGGCCGCGTTCGCCTGCCTGGTGTGCGACCGCGACCAGGTGCGGCAGCGCCTGGCCGTCGCGGTGGCGCAGGGCTGGGCGGACGAGTCGCCGTGGGGACCGCGGCTGGGTTTCCGGTGGTGGCGGTTCGCGGCCGGGGTGTGCCTCGGGCTGACCTTCGCGGTGAAGTGGTCGGGCCTGTACTACATGGCGTTCTTCGGGCTGCTGTGCGTCGGCTTCGACGTCGCCGCGCGGCGCGCCGCGGGCGTGCCGCGACCGTGGCTCGGGACGTTGCGCCGGGACGTGCTGCCCGCGCTGTGGGCGCTCCTCGCCATCCCCGTGCTGATGTACCTGGCGAGCTGGTGGGCCTGGTTCGCGAGCGAGTCCGCCACCGACCGGCACTACGTCGAGATCCAGGGCATCGCGCCCGGGTTCTGGAGCTGGGTGCCGCCGGCGCTGCGGTCGCTGGGCGACTACTCGATGAACGTGCTGCACTTCCACGAAACCCTGGTCACGCCGAAGAACGACCCGCACCCGTGGGAGTCGAAGCCGTGGACGTGGCCGATGGGGCTGCGGCCGATGCTCTACTACTACGAGTCCGGCAACGGCACGTGCGGCGGCTCGGACTGCGTTCAGGCAACGATGCTGATCGGCACGCCCGCGACGTGGTGGCTGGCGCTGCCGATGCTCGGCTGGGGCCTGTGGCGGTGGCTGTTCCGGTTCGACTGGCGGTACGCGGCCGTCCTGGTCGGCTACCTCGCCGGGTTGCTGCCCTGGTTCACCAACATCGACCGGCAGATGTACTTCTTCTACGCCACGCCGATGGCGCCGTTCCTGGCACTGGGCCTGACGCTGGCGCTGGGCCAGATCCTGGGCAGCGCGAGGCGCGGGTTCGAACGGCGCGGCACCGGGCTGCTGGTGGTGGCGCTGTACGTCGGCCTGGTGGTGGCGAACTTCGCCTGGCTGTGGCCGATCCTGAACGGCGACCCGATCAGCAGCGCCCGCTGGCAGGCGGAGCTGTGGCTGCCGTCCTGGCGATGA
- a CDS encoding DUF1963 domain-containing protein, whose translation MTRTSDAPPVDLAQVVPGIEAHVRHAVRLHPRPGRPGLRDSHIGGPLLWPASEPWPRCGQSPYCALGPDDPMIVVAQLTAADFPEIAFPDGADLVQVLWCGGYHGAPEGAEPVRVFWRRAADVRQALAEQPTPAPELSAQRLVPRPCVLDPERVVEYPWYEELPDDLLERLRAWETPYPDEEWYPPLYDEVATAPGFKVGGSMGWWTTDMPEELVCPTCQAPSVLLLQLDTHEWCPHLEWDPHRVSRWQPLEERHLVAHTAEYQQACEPTGASIGRASHGGVFVCSAAPDHPATFYGQ comes from the coding sequence GTGACTCGCACTTCGGATGCGCCGCCGGTTGACCTCGCGCAGGTTGTTCCTGGCATCGAGGCACACGTTCGCCACGCGGTACGACTTCACCCCCGGCCGGGCCGCCCCGGCCTTCGGGACAGCCACATCGGTGGCCCATTGCTGTGGCCGGCCTCGGAACCGTGGCCGCGCTGTGGGCAATCCCCGTACTGCGCGCTGGGTCCGGACGATCCGATGATCGTGGTCGCCCAGTTGACCGCCGCGGATTTTCCCGAGATCGCCTTCCCGGACGGGGCGGATCTGGTGCAGGTGTTGTGGTGCGGTGGCTACCACGGGGCGCCCGAGGGGGCCGAGCCGGTCCGGGTGTTCTGGCGCCGGGCCGCCGACGTGAGGCAGGCGCTGGCCGAGCAGCCCACCCCCGCGCCGGAGTTGTCCGCGCAGAGACTCGTTCCGCGTCCGTGTGTCCTCGATCCGGAGCGCGTTGTCGAGTACCCGTGGTACGAAGAGCTTCCCGACGATCTGCTCGAGCGGCTGCGGGCCTGGGAGACCCCGTACCCGGACGAGGAGTGGTATCCGCCGCTGTACGACGAGGTCGCGACGGCGCCCGGCTTCAAGGTCGGCGGCAGTATGGGCTGGTGGACGACCGACATGCCGGAGGAGCTCGTGTGCCCCACGTGCCAGGCACCGTCCGTACTCCTGCTCCAGCTCGACACCCACGAATGGTGCCCCCACCTCGAGTGGGACCCCCACCGTGTCTCGCGGTGGCAGCCGCTCGAAGAACGCCACCTGGTCGCGCACACTGCGGAGTACCAGCAAGCCTGTGAGCCGACCGGCGCGAGCATCGGCCGGGCTTCCCATGGAGGCGTGTTCGTCTGTTCAGCGGCTCCTGATCACCCGGCAACGTTCTACGGTCAGTGA
- the rsmI gene encoding 16S rRNA (cytidine(1402)-2'-O)-methyltransferase produces MPLVLAATPLGDSRDASPRLVTALAEADVIAAEDTRRLRSLATALDVTPRGRVVSFYEDVETARLPKLLEALRAGETVVLVTDAGMPSVSDPGYRLVTACVEEDLPVTCLPGPSAVTTALALSGLPSDRFCFEGFAPRKPGEKGRWFRELAHEPRTVVFFESPHRLAATLTEAADALGGERRAAVCRELTKTYEEVRRGTLPELAEWAAEGVRGEITVVLEGARPRAVSLTDLVAEVSARVAAGERLKAAAGEVAEAAGVSKKELYDAVLAARRA; encoded by the coding sequence ATGCCGCTCGTCCTCGCCGCGACCCCGCTCGGTGACTCCCGGGACGCCTCGCCCCGCCTGGTCACCGCTCTCGCCGAGGCGGACGTGATCGCCGCCGAGGACACCCGGCGGCTGCGGTCGCTGGCCACCGCGCTGGACGTGACACCGCGCGGGCGGGTGGTCAGCTTCTACGAGGACGTCGAGACGGCGCGGCTGCCGAAGCTGCTGGAGGCACTGCGCGCCGGGGAGACTGTCGTGCTGGTCACCGACGCCGGCATGCCCAGCGTGTCGGATCCGGGATATCGGCTGGTCACCGCGTGCGTCGAGGAGGACCTGCCGGTCACCTGCCTGCCCGGCCCGTCGGCGGTGACGACGGCGCTGGCGCTGTCCGGCCTGCCCAGCGACCGGTTCTGCTTCGAGGGGTTCGCGCCGCGCAAGCCGGGTGAGAAGGGGCGCTGGTTCCGGGAGCTGGCGCACGAGCCGCGGACGGTCGTGTTCTTCGAGTCGCCGCACCGGCTGGCCGCGACGCTGACCGAGGCCGCCGACGCGCTGGGCGGCGAGCGGCGGGCGGCGGTGTGCCGGGAGCTGACGAAGACGTACGAGGAGGTCCGGCGCGGGACGCTGCCCGAGCTCGCCGAGTGGGCAGCCGAGGGTGTGCGCGGCGAGATCACCGTGGTGCTGGAGGGCGCCCGGCCGCGGGCGGTGTCGCTGACGGACCTGGTGGCGGAGGTGTCGGCGCGGGTGGCGGCCGGCGAGCGGCTGAAGGCCGCGGCGGGGGAGGTCGCCGAGGCGGCCGGGGTGTCGAAGAAGGAGCTCTACGACGCGGTGCTGGCGGCGCGGCGCGCGTGA
- a CDS encoding DUF1989 domain-containing protein, with protein MDLAARSGIALRLSAGEHLVVTNTHGQQVVDTWALSAQEPSRFLSASHTWMHTGRLVVRAGDDLVDNTRRPLLSLSEDTSLGDHDLLIPSCDLPRYRQLGVREYHDNCHDNFYAALAALGVPAPQFVPQPLNLFMRVPIAADGAISIESPRARAGDRVRLTAVEDVVVVLSACPQDLAATNGVGRTPTGVAYDIVGATV; from the coding sequence ATGGACCTTGCAGCGCGCTCCGGCATCGCGCTTCGGCTCTCGGCGGGGGAGCACCTCGTGGTGACGAACACGCACGGCCAGCAGGTGGTCGACACCTGGGCGTTGTCGGCGCAGGAACCGTCGCGGTTCCTGTCGGCATCCCACACCTGGATGCACACCGGCCGTCTCGTGGTCCGGGCCGGTGACGACCTGGTGGACAACACCCGGCGGCCGCTGTTGTCGTTGTCGGAGGACACCAGCCTGGGCGACCACGATCTGCTCATCCCGAGCTGTGATCTGCCCCGCTACCGGCAGCTCGGGGTGCGGGAGTACCACGACAACTGCCACGACAACTTCTACGCGGCTCTGGCGGCGCTCGGCGTCCCGGCTCCGCAGTTCGTCCCGCAGCCGTTGAACCTGTTCATGCGGGTGCCGATCGCCGCCGACGGGGCGATCTCGATCGAGTCGCCGCGCGCTCGCGCGGGTGACCGGGTCCGGCTCACCGCGGTCGAGGACGTCGTCGTGGTGCTCTCCGCCTGCCCGCAGGACCTGGCGGCCACGAACGGCGTGGGACGCACCCCGACCGGTGTCGCCTACGACATCGTCGGGGCCACCGTGTGA